The stretch of DNA CCACGGTTCCGTTGAGTGCGCCGGTCAGGTTGCCGAGGGCGCCGTTGAGGGCTGCGGTGGGGTCGGTGGTGCCAGCGCTGCCGGTGAGGCCGCCGAGGGCTCCGTTCAGAGTGTTGGCCACGCCGCCCACGGTTCCGTTGAGTGCGCCGGTCAGGTTGCCCAGAGCGCCGTTCAGGGCAGCGGTGGGGTCGGTGGTGCCAGCGCCGCCGGTGAGGCCGCCTAGGGTTCCGTTCAGAGTGTTGGCCACGCCGCCCACGGTTCCGTTGAGGGCGCCGGTCAGGTTTCCAAGCGCGCCGTTCAGGGCAGCGGTGGGGTCGGTGGTGCCAGCGCCGCCGGTGAGGCCGCCGAGGGCTCCGTTCAGAGTGTTGGCCACGCCGCCCACGGTACCGTTGAGGGCGCCGGTCAGGTTTCCAAGCGCGCCGTTCAGGGCAGCGGTGGGGTCAGTGGTGCCAGCGCCGCCGGTGAGGCCGCCGAGGGCTCCGTTCAGAGTGTTGGCCACGCCGCCCACGGTACCGTTGAGGGCGCCGGTCAGGTTTCCAAGCGCGCCGTTCAGGGCAGCGGTAGGGTCAGTGGTGCCAGCGCCGCCGGTGAGGCCGCCCACGACATTGCTCAGCGTGCCGCCCAGATTGGTGCTGCCCGCTGCGCCGTTCAGCGCGCCGGTTGCTCCGTTCAGGGCGTTCGCCAGCGTGCCGGTCGCGCCGTCAAGCAGGCCGTTCACATTGCCGATTGCGCCATTGATGCCGGACACAGGGCCCGTGGCGCCGCCGTTGAGCGCTCCGGTCAGGCCGCCCAGGGCGTTGCTCAGCGCGCCGGTCAGGTCCTGGCCGCCGCCCACGCCGCTCAACTGGCCAAGCGCGCCGTTCAGCGCATCGGCCACCGAGCCGCCCGCGCCGTTCAGGGCACCGGTCACGCCGCCGAGCGCATTGTTGATCACTGAGGTGGGATCGGTGGTGCCTGCGCCGCCGGTCAACCCGCCCAGAGCGCTTTCCAGCGCATTGGTCAGCTCGCCGACGCTGGCGCCGCCGGTGGTGCCGCCCGCGCCATTCAGGGCGCCCGCGACCGAGCCGAGTGCGCCATTCACCGCATTGGCCAGATCCGAGCCGCCCGCCGCGCCGGTGAGGTTGCTCACGGCGCCGTTCAGGGCGTTTTCAACCGAGCCGACCGTGCCGTTGACCGTATTGCCCAGGCCGCCCAGCGCGCCATTGAGCGGTGCAACCGGATCGGTGGCACCGCCGCCACCGGTCAGGGCGCCGAGCGTGTCGCCCAGCGCGGTGAGGGGAGCGCTCGCGCCTGTCCCGGCAGCCGCGCCGGTGAGCTGCCCGAGCGTGTCGCCCAGCGCCTGACCGACCGTGTTGGTGACCGGGGCCAGCGCATCGTTAAGCGCGCTGGTCGCGCCGCCGAGCGTGGAGCCCAGCGTGTTGCCAATCGCGGCGGTCGGGCTGCCCGCGCCGTTGGGAATGCCGGACAGAACGTTGCCGACCAGTTCATTGACCACGCCGTTCAGGCCTTCCACCGCTTCGCGCACGGGGCCGCTGGAGTTAACCAGACTGGTCACCGGGGCCAGCGCCTCCGTCACGGGCGAGAGCGGGGCCGCCAGACCGTTGAGCACACCGGCCACGCCGCCGGTGGCGGCAGTGGCGTCATTGAGCGTGCCCAGCGTCTCGCTCAGCACCTGGCCGACCGGGTTGGTTACGGGGGAGAGGGCCTCGGTCAGATTGTTGACCGCCTGACCCAGAGCGCTGTCGCCGGTGCTGCCGGGCAGGTTGAGCGAGCCGGTGACGGCGCCGCCGGTCAGGCCGCCGACCGTGCCCAGCAGGCTGTTCGCCACATCGCCGACAGGGCCGGTGACAGGGGCAAGGGCCTCACCCAGCGGCGCGGTCAGATTGGTGATCGCCGGAGTGAGGTTGCCGGTGAGGTTCGAGGCATTGAGCGCCGCGCCCAGATTGATGTCGATGTCCTGACCCAGCAGGTTCTCGACCGGATCGAGGTTGACGTTGGTGTTCAGCCCGGTGGTGCCAAGACCCGGAATGCCCAGAGCTCCATTGACCACCAGATCGGTGTCGGTGGGGCTGTGATCGACCGTGGGGCCGGTGGTGATGTTCAGGCCGGTGCTGCCGCCGGTGCCAAGGCCCGTGCCCAGACCGCCCAGCACATCATTGAGCGCGCCGGTGATGGGGGCGGTGTTGACGATGCTGCCCAGATTGAGGTCGATGTCCTGACCCAGCAGGTTTTCCAGCGGATCGAGGTTGATGTTGGCGCCAAGGTTCACGTCGCCCAGACCGGGCAGGTGGTTGACGTCGACATTGGCGATCAGGTCGGTGTCGGGCGTGGTGCCGGGATTGCTGGGATTGCTGGGATTGCTGGGGTTGCTGGGATTGCCGGGATCGGTGCCGGGGTTGCCGGGGGTGCCGGGCAGGCCGGGGATACCAGGCAGACCGGGGATGCCGGGCAGGCCGGGAATGCCGGGAGAACCGTCATGGCCGTTCGTACCGGGGTTGCCATCCGTACCGGGGGTGCCGGGGGTTCCGGGGTTGCCGTTCAGGCCGGGGGTGCCGGGAGTGCCCGGTGTACCATCCGTGCCGCCACCGCCGCCATTGCTGCCGTTCGAGCCGTTGTTGCCATTCGTGCCGCCGGTGCCGGGGACTTCGATCACCGTGGTGGTGCCGGGCGCGCCGGGGGCGCCATTGCCGCCGGTGCCACCATTCGTGCCGTTCTGGCCGCTGGCGCCGGTGCCGCCCGTGCCGCCGGTGTTGTTGGTGATGTTCGTGATCGAGGGCCCGCCAGCCTGCGCGGCGGCCTGATTGACCGCGTTCTGCACATTCTGCGACGCGGCGTTGAGCTGACCGGCGCCGAGCTCGGGCGTCAGATTGCCGGACTGGCCCACCGAGGAGGCCTGAACCACGGGCTGGGCCGCAGCGGTCAGGCCGCCGACCGTGCCGCCCTGCTCGGCCTGATTGAGGTCGATGGTGGGCAGGGCGCCGAAGGAGGGGCCGCTGCTGAGCGGCGTTGCTGCCAGATTGTTAACCTGAGCAAGACCGCCGCCAAGCGTGCTGTCCACCTGATTCGCGATGCCGCCGACAACCGTTTGCGGTGCCGTTGCGAGCGAACCGGCAGCCTGATCCAGGCTGCTCAGCGGCGACAGGTTTCCGCTAAGGCCAAGGGTATCAACCGCTTCGTAGACCTTGGCATCAAGATTGGTGACAGGATCGGGCATCGTCTTCAAGCTCCTAAGCGGCACACATGTGGTTCCGCACTCTTTCAACTTAGCCCTTCAGGCCTATTGGGCCGTGAAGTCGGGCCTAGCTGATCGCGCAGGGAGCGCGCATGCAAAGGATTAACGATAAAAGTCCCTAGTGGCGGAGACGGCGAGATTGCCGCCGGAAAGGGCGGAAGACGGCGGGTTTGGTGTTGGTGGCGCAGGCCTTGCGTCAGGCGCGGGCGTGGCAGCGGCGACAGGCTTTGAGACGGGCGGCTCCGCGTTTGCCGTGGGCGGAGATGGCTTGCGCGGCAGGGGCGCTCCGGAGGGCGAGGTGGCCGGATCGGCCTGAAGAACGGCGGGCGCGGGGACCAGCACGTCGGCTGGAGCGGGGGCGCCGCCCATGGCGCGGTAGATGTCGATGGCGGCGTTCATGCGGTCGCGCCTTGCCTCGATCAGGGCGCGGCGGCTGGCGACCTCATTGGCGCGGGCGTCGGTCACCACATTGATCGGCACTTCGCCTTCCAGATAGGCAGCCTGCGCCACGCGGGCCGAGCGGCCCACCGCGTCGATCGAGAGCAGCCACAGCCTTTCGCGGGCCTGCGCCGAGGATTGGGCGGCCAGGCCCGAGACGGCTTCGCGCAAACCGTTAAGCTGGGCTTTGCGATAGGCGGCCAGCGCATCATCGCTGATAGCGGCGGCCTCGCGGTTGCGGGCGGTGATCGCCCCGCCCTGGAACAGCGCGGCGAACAGCGTGCCGCCCGCGCTGGCCAGCGCGGCAAAACCGCCGCCGGTGGCGATGCCGATCACGCCGCTGGCGCTCAGCTTGACGCTGGGCAGGCGCGAGGCGCGCACGGCCTTTTCGTCGAAACGCGCGCCCTCAAGCCGGTCGGCGGCGGCCAGCACATCGGGGCGGCGGGCCAGCAGATCGCTGGGCTGGACCTCGCCCAGCGAGGGCAGGGTGAGCGCGTTGAAGGCAATGGGCGTCAGTTGCAACTGGCCGGGTTCCTGGCCGATCAACACCGCGAGGCTGGCGAGGATTTCCTGCCGGTTTTCCTTCAGCACCTCGAGCTGGGCGAGCAGGCTGGCCTGTTGTTGCACCACAAGGCCCGCCTCGAAGGCGCCGGATTCATGTTCGGCGGTGCGGATGGCGATCAGCCGGGCCAGATTGTCGACCAGACCTTTCTGCGTGCCCAGCGTGGTCAGTTCGGCATCGATCGAGGAGAGGGCGATATAGGCCCGCGCGATCTCGCCCGAGAGCGAGAGGCGCAAAGCGGCCAGATCATGGGCGCTGGCCTTGACGCGCGCCCTTTCGCCGCGGCGGGTGGCGCGGTTGGCGCCGAACAGGTCGAGGTCGTAGCCGACATCCAGCTCGGCGCTGGGCAGCAGGCCCGATTGCAGGATGTCGCCCACCACGGTGGTGTTCTTGGTGCCGTTAACCCCGGCCGACAGATAGGGCAGCAGCTTGGAGTTGGCCGTCTTGAGCCGCGCGCGGGCCACGGCGAGGCGGGCCTTGGCGCTGGCCAGATCCTGATTGGCCGCCATGCCCTGAGCGATCAGCGCGGACAGTTCGGGCGCGTCGAAACCGGCCCAGAACTCGGCATCGGCCGGGGGAATGGTGACCAGACCGGGCTGGGGCGGGCAATCATGCTCGCAGGGCGGCGGGGCCTTGTGCTTGGCCATGGCCGGCGTGGCGCAGATCAGCGCGGCGCAGATCAGCGACGCTGTACCCAGCGAGGTGCCGCATGCTCCCTTACGGAGTTTCCAATTGAGGGAAAAAGAAACCATAAGCCGCTTTTAACCACGAAGCGAATACAATCCGGAAAATACATACTGAGGAAAAATCCGGAGTTGGCTACTTCTTGGTCAATTTGTTGGCTCTACAGCGCAGCCTGTTCATGATTACTGCTTTGTGAAAGATCCATGGGCATGCCATAGTAATAACCCTGAGCCTCATCGCAGCCTTCTTGCACCAGCAGGGCGACATGCTCGGCGGTTTCCACCCCTTCGGCCAGCACGGGAATGCCCAGATTGCGGCCCAGCGCCGCCACGGCGCGGATGATCATCACTGCCTGACGGCTGGTGGAGGATTGCAGAAGGAAAGACTTGTCGATCTTGATCTTGTCGAAGGGGAAGGCGTGCAGCGTGTCGAGCGAGGAATAGCCGGTGCCGAAATCATCCATTGCGATGGAGATGCCCAGCGCCTTGATCTGCCGCAGCACATGGAGCGCGCGGGCCTTGTCGGCGATGATCGCGCTTTCGGTGATCTCCAGCACCAGCCGCCTTGCGGGCAGACCGCTGTCGATCAGCACCTGTCCAACGGTCCGCACCAGATCGGGCTGCATCAACTGGATCGGCGAGAGATTGACCGCCACCGTTAACCCATCGCCCCATTGGGCGGCATCGCTGCAGGCCCGGCGCAGCACCCATTGGCCGATGGCGAGGATCTCGCCGGTTTCCTCCGCCACCGGGATGAAGGCATCGGGCGAGACCACGCCCAGCCTGCCGTGGTTCCAGCGGATCAGCGCCTCATAGCCGGTCAGCTTGCCCGAAGCGACATTGTGCTGGGGCTGATAGAGCAGATGGAACTCGTCGCGCACGATGGCCATGCGCAGATCGGCGGCGATCTGGCGGCGGGTGCGCGCGGCCTTGTCCATGCCGCTTTCGTAATAGGCGATGTTGCCGGGAAGACTGCTTTTGGCCCGCTGGACGGCCAGATCGGCGTTGTTCAGCAGGGCCTCGGGTGTTTGAGCGTCGATGGGTGCCACCGCGATGCCGAAGCGCGCGGTGAGCACCACGGGCGTGTCCTCAATGTCGAAGGGGCGCTCGAAGCAGGAGGCCAGGCGCGTGACAAAGCCGTCGAGATCATGGTCGGCGCTCAGCAGCTTGCCCGCGGCAAATTCGTCGCCGCCCAGCCGCGCGGCCATCTCGCCCTCGGTCAGGGCCGTGTTGAGCCGGGCGGCCAGTTCCACCATCACCCGGTCGCCCACCGCCTGACCGCGCAGGTCGTTCACCTCCTTGAAGCTGTTGAGGTCGAAGGCGACCAGCGCGACGTGGCGTTCCTGCGCCAGGGCACGGGGCAGCTCGCTGTTCATCCAGTCGACGAAGCGCGCGCGGTTGGGCAGGGCGGTCAGCGCGTCATGGTTGGCCAGATGGGCGATGCGCGCCTCATTGCGGCGGCGCTCGGTGATGTCTTCGAAGGTGGCGACCAGACCGCCATCGGGCAGGGGGCGACTGGCGATGGCCAGCACCAGACCCTCGCCGAATTCGCCGGTGACCGGTTCGGCATCGCTGCTCAGGATCGCATGGCGCAGCATGGTGGCCAAAGCGGCCCGGTCGCCGCCATTCTGCGGCAGGCGCGCGGCCAGAGCCTGCGCGGCCAACTGATCCAGATCGAGGCCCGCCTCCAGATCGATGTCGCCTAAT from Novosphingobium sp. encodes:
- a CDS encoding TolC family protein, which encodes MVSFSLNWKLRKGACGTSLGTASLICAALICATPAMAKHKAPPPCEHDCPPQPGLVTIPPADAEFWAGFDAPELSALIAQGMAANQDLASAKARLAVARARLKTANSKLLPYLSAGVNGTKNTTVVGDILQSGLLPSAELDVGYDLDLFGANRATRRGERARVKASAHDLAALRLSLSGEIARAYIALSSIDAELTTLGTQKGLVDNLARLIAIRTAEHESGAFEAGLVVQQQASLLAQLEVLKENRQEILASLAVLIGQEPGQLQLTPIAFNALTLPSLGEVQPSDLLARRPDVLAAADRLEGARFDEKAVRASRLPSVKLSASGVIGIATGGGFAALASAGGTLFAALFQGGAITARNREAAAISDDALAAYRKAQLNGLREAVSGLAAQSSAQARERLWLLSIDAVGRSARVAQAAYLEGEVPINVVTDARANEVASRRALIEARRDRMNAAIDIYRAMGGAPAPADVLVPAPAVLQADPATSPSGAPLPRKPSPPTANAEPPVSKPVAAATPAPDARPAPPTPNPPSSALSGGNLAVSATRDFYR
- a CDS encoding EAL domain-containing protein; its protein translation is MNYLWMCLRDQHDHRLVLLAGLVCMMGALSAVLLMRQARDTYPDKHRRWVALAGLVAGFTIWATHFIAMLGYLPGTAIGFRLWPTLSSLCLASGATWLGFLMALRYRGKSARMLGPLAVGAGIAGMHYVGVTALTLPVKVMLDWRYVIASLVFAVVPLYPAMVLCLNYRGYRSSLESAFLACMAVILLHFTGIAAIRLLPDRQSPGDDLILSSQSMASALAAVALIVVANCLIVLIASRHTREAIHASERDFALLAQGISDYAIHMLTLDGHIANWNAGAQRLMGYSADEAMGRHVSIFHTAADRARDSASHALAIATQTGRCSGEGWRKRQDGSTFWAHFTLEKIHDAQGYPIGFAQITRDMTRLKEDQDRLARLTAQLDTALDNMHQGLCLLDAGHRLVLHNRRFAEIWQLGDIDLEAGLDLDQLAAQALAARLPQNGGDRAALATMLRHAILSSDAEPVTGEFGEGLVLAIASRPLPDGGLVATFEDITERRRNEARIAHLANHDALTALPNRARFVDWMNSELPRALAQERHVALVAFDLNSFKEVNDLRGQAVGDRVMVELAARLNTALTEGEMAARLGGDEFAAGKLLSADHDLDGFVTRLASCFERPFDIEDTPVVLTARFGIAVAPIDAQTPEALLNNADLAVQRAKSSLPGNIAYYESGMDKAARTRRQIAADLRMAIVRDEFHLLYQPQHNVASGKLTGYEALIRWNHGRLGVVSPDAFIPVAEETGEILAIGQWVLRRACSDAAQWGDGLTVAVNLSPIQLMQPDLVRTVGQVLIDSGLPARRLVLEITESAIIADKARALHVLRQIKALGISIAMDDFGTGYSSLDTLHAFPFDKIKIDKSFLLQSSTSRQAVMIIRAVAALGRNLGIPVLAEGVETAEHVALLVQEGCDEAQGYYYGMPMDLSQSSNHEQAAL